From the Cucurbita pepo subsp. pepo cultivar mu-cu-16 chromosome LG05, ASM280686v2, whole genome shotgun sequence genome, one window contains:
- the LOC111795607 gene encoding histone-lysine N-methyltransferase CLF-like yields the protein MASKVSLPSPSADRSELHDDPQTMNPEGQDPSPKEILSVIDFLKKQVAGERCNSIQKRMEENKQKLIDITTHLLKSSAERRIRRIHDSDKGVDLLTKRQKDALDMQNGIDVSDGENDQSQEDGHASSAVLLGSNVAVRNAVRPIKLPEVKRLPPYTTWIFLDRNQRMTEDQSVVGRRRIYYGQSGGEALICSDSEEEAIEDEEEKRDFVESEDYILRMTIKEIGSSDLVLESLATCFSRSPGEIMARYEVLTQGETAVGCFNNRINEEISRMGSSVLDKDLDAALDSFDNLFCRRCLVFDCRLHGCSQDLVFPAEKQPKWVVGEENAPCGPLCYRSVLKSNKNDTGGSPLCSDLEEKQPMSSDVTGTQISTKKKSSKAARRRAKSYQSESASSNAKNLSESSESDNEPRQDGNTIHLSPSPHSKITGAGGIRKRNSKRVAERVLICMQKRQKKMAASESESLASVGHCSNDVKLKSNSCKENDDTSSSSRKNIRSPTPGRPRRRESLTQKCNKFEQNETLLNSSNEILTHIPADSCDDNSRKEECVDENLCKQDLADDKSWKAIEKGLYEKGIEIFGRNSCLIARNLLNGMKTCWEIFQYMNYSENKNGSQVGDGSNPHLEGYAKGNNEVRRRSRFLRRRGRVRRLKYTWKSAAYHSIRKRITERKDQPCRQYNPCNCQTACGKQCACLLNGTCCEKYCGCPKSCKNRFRGCHCAKSQCRSRQCPCFAADRECDPDVCRNCWVSCGDGSLGVPNQRGDNYECRNMKLLLKQQQRVLLGRSDVSGWGAFLKNSVGKHEYLGEYTGELISHREADKRGKIYDRENSSFLFNLNDQFVLDAYRKGDKLKFANHSPDPNCYAKVIMVAGDHRVGIFAKERISAGEELFYDYRYEPDRAPAWARKPEASGSKKDDGAPSSGRAKKLA from the exons ACAATGAACCCAGAAGGACAAGATCCTTCTCCTAAGGAGATCCTATCAGTCATTGATTTTCTAAAGAAGCAAGTTGCCGGTGAACGTTGTAACTCCATACAG AAAAGAATGGAAGAAAACAAGCAGAAGTTAATCGACATCACCACTCACTTGTTGAAATCATCAGCAGAAAGAAGGATAAGAAGGATACATGATTCAGATAAGGGGGTGGATCTATTGACAAAGAGGCAGAAAGATGCCCTTGATATGCAGAATGGTATAGATGTAAGTGATGGGGAAAATGACCAATCTCAAGAAGATGGGCATGCATCTTCTGCTGTTCTTCTTGGATCTAATGTTGCAGTTAGAAATGCTGTACGACCTATTAAGCTTCCTGAAGTTAAAAGATTACCTCCTTATACTACATGGATATTTTTGGACAG AAATCAGAGAATGACAGAAGATCAATCTGTGGTTGGTCGGAGGAGAATATATTATGGTCAAAGTGGAGGAGAAGCCCTTATTTGCAGTGATAGTGAGGAAGAAGCAATCGAGGACGAGGAGGAAAAGAGAGACTTCGTGGAATCTGAAGACTATATACTTCG AATGACGATAAAAGAAATCGGTTCATCTGATCTGGTGCTAGAGTCACTTGCCACTTGTTTTTCTAGAAGTCCTGGTGAAATAATG GCAAGATATGAAGTGCTTACCCAGGGAGAAACAGCTGTAGGGTGTTTTAATAATAGGATCAATGAGGAGATCTCACGTATGGGAAGTTCTGTTCTTGATAAAGATCTTGATGCAGCTCTTGATTCGTTTGACAATCTATTTTGCCGCCGCTGCCTT GTCTTCGATTGTAGACTACACGGTTGTTCCCAGGATCTTGTCTTTCCT gcTGAGAAACAACCTAAATGGGTAGTAGGTGAGGAAAATGCACCCTGCGGTCCACTCTGCTATCGATCG GTactgaaatcaaataaaaatgatacaGGGGGGTCTCCACTTTGCAGTGACTTGGAAGAGAAACAGCCCATGTCATCTGATGTTACTGGCACCCAAAtctcaacaaaaaagaaatcttCTAAAGCTGCTCGAAGAAGGGCAAAATCCTATCAAAGTGAAAGTGCCTCATCAAATGCAAAGAACTTATCTGAAAGCAGCGAGTCAGATAACGAACCCAGGCAGGATGGGAATACTATTCATCTATCACCATCACCACATTCTAAGATAACTGGGGCGGGTGGAATACGAAAAAGGAACAGCAAGCGTGTTGCTGAGCGTGTTCTCATTTGCATGCAAAAGAGGCAGAAGAAAATGGCTGCGTCCGAATCAGAATCTCTAGCCAGTGTAGGTCATTGTTCAAATGATGTGAAACTAAAATCTAATTCTTGTAAAGAAAATGACGATACTAGTTCTTCGTCACGTAAGAACATTAGATCTCCTACACCGGGAAGGCCCAGGAGGAGGGAATCCCTGACTCAGAAATGCAACAAATTTGAGCAGAATGAAACACTTCTTAATTCATCAAATGAGATACTTACTCATATACCAGCTGACAGTTGTGATGACAACTCGAGGAAGGAAGAGTGTGTGGATGAAAATTTATGCAAGCAGGACTTGGCAGATGATAAATCCTGGAAAGCTATTGAAAAAGGTCTTTATGAGAAGGGTATTGAGATATTTGGTAGGAACAG CTGCTTGATAGCAAGGAATTTACTAAATGGGATGAAGACCTGTTGGGAAATTTTTCAATACATGAATTATTCTGAGAATAAGAATGGCAGTCAAGTAGGTGACGGGTCAAATCCTCATCTTGAAGGTTATGCCAAG GGTAATAACGAGGTGAGAAGAAGGTCGAGGTTCTTACGTAGAAGGGGTAGAGTTCGTCGACTTAAATATACTTGGAAATCAGCTGCTTACCATTCAATACGGAAGCGAATAACTGAAAGGAAAGATCAGCCGTGCAGACAGTATAATCCATGTAATTGCCAAACTGCATGTGGAAAGCAGTGTGCCTGTCTCTTAAATGGCACCTGTTGTGAGAAGTACTGTGG GTGCCCTAAGAGTTGCAAGAACCGTTTTAGAGGATGTCATTGTGCTAAAAGTCAATGTCGTAGTCGTCAATGTCCTTGCTTTGCAGCCGATCGAGAATGTGATCCAGACGTTTGTAGGAACTGTTGGGTCAG CTGTGGTGATGGTTCTCTTGGAGTTCCCAACCAAAGAGGTGATAATTATGAGTGCAGGAACATGAAGCTTCTTCTTAAACAACAACAAAGG GTGTTACTGGGAAGATCTGACGTATCTGGTTGGGGAGCATTTCTAAAG AATAGTGTTGGCAAACACGAATATCTCGGCGAGTACACCGGCGAGTTAATTTCTCACAGGGAGGCTGATAAACGAGGAAAAATATACGACCGTGAAAACTCGTCATTTCTGTTCAATTTGAATGACCAG TTCGTTCTCGATGCATACCGAAAGGgcgataaattaaaatttgccAATCATTCTCCAGATCCGAACTGCTATGCCAAG GTCATCATGGTTGCAGGAGATCACCGGGTTGGCATCTTTGCCAAGGAAAGAATCAGTGCTGGTGAGGAACTGTTCTATGATTATAGATATGAGCCCGATCGAGCGCCTGCGTGGGCTAGGAAGCCAGAGGCATCAGGGTCGAAAAAGGACGATGGTGCTCCTTCGAGTGGTCGAGCTAAGAAACTCGCATAA